One genomic region from Bubalus bubalis isolate 160015118507 breed Murrah chromosome 12, NDDB_SH_1, whole genome shotgun sequence encodes:
- the SMYD5 gene encoding SET and MYND domain-containing protein 5 isoform X2 → MAASMCDVFSFCVGVAGPARIAVEVRFVSSAKGKGLFATQLIRKGETIFVERPLVAAQFLWNALYRYRACDHCLRALEKAEENAQRLTGKPGQVLPHPELCTVRQDLHQSCPHCRVTYCSAECRLAAAEQYHQILCPGPSQDDPAHPLNKLQEAWRSVHYPPETASIMLMARMVATVKQAKDKDRWIRLFSQFCNKTANEEEEIVHKLLGDKFKGQLELLRRLFTEALYEEALSQWFTPDGFRSLFALVGTNGQGIGTSSLSQWVHACDALELKPQDREQLDAFIDQLYKDIEAGNHSCVPNAETSFPENNFLLHVTALEDIKAGEEICISYLDCCQRERSRHSRHKILRENYLFVCSCPKCLAEADEPNMTSEEEEEEEEEEEGEPEDAELGDEMTDV, encoded by the exons GGAAAGGGGCTGTTTGCCACACAGCTGATCCGGAAGGGGGAGACCATATTCGTAGAACGGCCCCTGGTGGCTGCGCAGTTTCTCTGGAATGCACTTTATCGCTACCGAG CCTGTGACCATTGTCTTCGggcactggagaaggcagaggaaaacGCCCAGAGACTGACCGGGAAACCAGGCCAGGTTCTGCCTCACCCCGAGCTGTGCACTGTGCGCCAAGACCTGCACCAGAGCTGTCCCCACTGCCGG GTGACGTACTGCAGTGCAGAATGTCGACTGGCCGCAGCTGAGCAATACCATCAGATCCTGTGCCCAGGCCCCTCCCAGGATGACCCCGCGCATCCTCTCAATAAGCTGCAGGAGGCCTGGAG GAGTGTTCACTACCCGCCTGAGACTGCAAGCATCATGTTGATGGCCCGGATGGTGGCCACAGTAAAACAG GCTAAGGATAAGGATCGCTGGATCAGGCTCTTCTCCCAGTTCTGTAATAAAACTGCTAATGAGGAGGAAGAGATTGTCCATAAACTCCTAGGGGACAAATTCAAG GGTCAGCTGGAGCTACTGCGGAGACTCTTCACAGAGGCGCTTTATGAAGAAGCACTCAGCCAG TGGTTCACTCCGGATGGATTCCGGTCTCTCTTTGCTCTTGTTGGGACCAATGGCCAAGGAATTGGGACCAG CTCCCTGAGCCAGTGGGTCCATGCCTGTGATGCTCTGGAGCTGAAGCCTCAGGACCGTGAGCAGCTGGACGCCTTCATTGACCAGCTGTACAAGGACATCGAGGCAG GCAACCACAGCTGTGTCCCCAATGCAGAGACCTCCTTCCCAGAAAACAACTTCCTTTTGCATGTCACCGCCCTGGAGGATATTAAGGCAGGAGAG GAAATCTGCATCAGCTACTTAGACTGCTGTCAGCGGGAGCGAAGCCGCCACAGCCGCCACAAGATCCTCAG gGAGAACTATCTGTTCGTCTGTTCCTGCCCTAAATGTCTGGCAGAGGCCGATGAGCCCAACATGAcctctgaggaggaggaggaggaggaagaggaggaggagggagagccGGAAGATGCGGAGCTGGGGGATGAGATGACTGATGTGTGA
- the SMYD5 gene encoding SET and MYND domain-containing protein 5 isoform X1, whose protein sequence is MAASMCDVFSFCVGVAGPARIAVEVRFVSSAKGKGLFATQLIRKGETIFVERPLVAAQFLWNALYRYRACDHCLRALEKAEENAQRLTGKPGQVLPHPELCTVRQDLHQSCPHCRVTYCSAECRLAAAEQYHQILCPGPSQDDPAHPLNKLQEAWRSVHYPPETASIMLMARMVATVKQAKDKDRWIRLFSQFCNKTANEEEEIVHKLLGDKFKGQLELLRRLFTEALYEEALSQWFTPDGFRSLFALVGTNGQGIGTSSLSQWVHACDALELKPQDREQLDAFIDQLYKDIEAATGEFLNCEGSGLFVLQSCCNHSCVPNAETSFPENNFLLHVTALEDIKAGEEICISYLDCCQRERSRHSRHKILRENYLFVCSCPKCLAEADEPNMTSEEEEEEEEEEEGEPEDAELGDEMTDV, encoded by the exons GGAAAGGGGCTGTTTGCCACACAGCTGATCCGGAAGGGGGAGACCATATTCGTAGAACGGCCCCTGGTGGCTGCGCAGTTTCTCTGGAATGCACTTTATCGCTACCGAG CCTGTGACCATTGTCTTCGggcactggagaaggcagaggaaaacGCCCAGAGACTGACCGGGAAACCAGGCCAGGTTCTGCCTCACCCCGAGCTGTGCACTGTGCGCCAAGACCTGCACCAGAGCTGTCCCCACTGCCGG GTGACGTACTGCAGTGCAGAATGTCGACTGGCCGCAGCTGAGCAATACCATCAGATCCTGTGCCCAGGCCCCTCCCAGGATGACCCCGCGCATCCTCTCAATAAGCTGCAGGAGGCCTGGAG GAGTGTTCACTACCCGCCTGAGACTGCAAGCATCATGTTGATGGCCCGGATGGTGGCCACAGTAAAACAG GCTAAGGATAAGGATCGCTGGATCAGGCTCTTCTCCCAGTTCTGTAATAAAACTGCTAATGAGGAGGAAGAGATTGTCCATAAACTCCTAGGGGACAAATTCAAG GGTCAGCTGGAGCTACTGCGGAGACTCTTCACAGAGGCGCTTTATGAAGAAGCACTCAGCCAG TGGTTCACTCCGGATGGATTCCGGTCTCTCTTTGCTCTTGTTGGGACCAATGGCCAAGGAATTGGGACCAG CTCCCTGAGCCAGTGGGTCCATGCCTGTGATGCTCTGGAGCTGAAGCCTCAGGACCGTGAGCAGCTGGACGCCTTCATTGACCAGCTGTACAAGGACATCGAGGCAG CAACCGGCGAGTTTCTTAACTGTGAAGGATCTGGCCTCTTTGTGCTGCAGAGCTGCT GCAACCACAGCTGTGTCCCCAATGCAGAGACCTCCTTCCCAGAAAACAACTTCCTTTTGCATGTCACCGCCCTGGAGGATATTAAGGCAGGAGAG GAAATCTGCATCAGCTACTTAGACTGCTGTCAGCGGGAGCGAAGCCGCCACAGCCGCCACAAGATCCTCAG gGAGAACTATCTGTTCGTCTGTTCCTGCCCTAAATGTCTGGCAGAGGCCGATGAGCCCAACATGAcctctgaggaggaggaggaggaggaagaggaggaggagggagagccGGAAGATGCGGAGCTGGGGGATGAGATGACTGATGTGTGA